A window of the Procambarus clarkii isolate CNS0578487 chromosome 77, FALCON_Pclarkii_2.0, whole genome shotgun sequence genome harbors these coding sequences:
- the LOC138357333 gene encoding uncharacterized protein, whose protein sequence is MNIVNGNIQSGNYSSVVSGYNTVQGWVTSDPVVLIIVPDLAGFVLGDDGRIIEPNVTKIVNANFTVLPPLACLLVDFGDNTPDVTFGFQHLCVSSYPTVAYGGPSSNPMNIPHVYTQEGIYQVRGLAWDYRVSYSSQLQVVIAILPCNMPNVQIVEKYALFSEPQINQKSMPLVKATLSQIQCNRTVPVRVKAQFHKFGGYSYIAYITNSG, encoded by the exons ATGAACATTGTGAATGGAAACATTCAG AGTGGAAACTATTCTAGTGTGGTGTCGGGCTACAACACTGTCCAGGGTTGGGTTACGTCTGACCCCGTGGTGCTCATCATCGTACCAGACCTGGCCGGCTTCGTGCTGGGTGATGACGGACGGATTATTGAACCC AATGTGACCAAAATAGTGAATGCGAACTTCACTGTGCTGCCGCCACTGGCGTGTCTGCTGGTTGACTTCGGTGACAACACTCCAGATGTGACCTTTGGTTTCCAGCACCTGTGTGTCTCCAGCTACCCCACCGTGGCTTATGGCGGCCCTTCCTCCAACCCCATGAATATTCCACATGTGTATAC GCAGGAAGGAATATACCAAGTGAGAGGTTTAGCCTGGGACTACAGGGTTTCATACAGCTCTCAGTTGCAAGTGGTAATTGCAATACTACCATGCAATATGCCCAACGTTCAGATAGTTGAGAAATACGCATTATTCAGTGAGCCACAGATAAACCAGAAGTCCATGCCACTTGTGAAAGCCACTCTAAGTCAAATTCAGTGCAACCGTACTGTACCTGTAAG GGTAAAAGCTCAGTTTCACAAGTTTGGGGGATATTCGTACATTGCCTATATCACCAATAGTGGATAA